From the Sphingomonas phyllosphaerae 5.2 genome, one window contains:
- a CDS encoding ROK family protein: protein MRVATDMAPQRRSGRLAGANIEHAGQHNQRVVLHAIRVAGASTRAEIADVTGLTSATISNITNRLLDDGLLQRAGQRRGGRGQPATRLVVNPEGAFAIGVNIDRDHLTMVAVDFDGAVRARISRELRYPMPEDVRCFFRSHVDDLLREAGVASRRIIGLGVAVPDDLGRVDLPGLPADYHQWSGYDVAALFDDAGDWPVLVENDAAAAAIGEMQFGLGQHHGSFFYLLVAFGLGGGVVVNSLYDRGATGRSGEIGFLEVDDGAGRRAPLQSIVSLAGFADALAGAGLPEASVREPDLEDARVAAVAHAWVERAAQALVQPLLAVSCLLNPGAVLIGGRLPVVLVERLAQRANVLLSRHGAHAPALAPVMAAAMAEDSPAIGAALLAFGHLLLPADGVARHRGPTNEQERAARSARTKRVDA from the coding sequence ATGCGCGTGGCCACTGATATGGCGCCACAGCGCCGATCGGGGCGGTTGGCCGGAGCCAACATCGAACACGCCGGGCAGCACAACCAACGGGTGGTGCTGCACGCAATCCGGGTCGCCGGCGCATCGACCCGCGCCGAGATCGCGGACGTCACCGGGCTGACCTCCGCGACGATCTCGAACATCACCAACCGCTTGCTCGACGACGGCCTGCTGCAACGGGCCGGCCAGCGGCGCGGTGGCCGTGGGCAGCCCGCTACCCGTCTGGTCGTGAACCCCGAGGGAGCCTTTGCGATCGGGGTCAACATCGACCGCGATCACCTGACGATGGTGGCGGTCGATTTCGATGGCGCGGTGCGGGCGCGGATCAGCCGCGAGTTGCGCTACCCGATGCCCGAGGACGTCCGGTGTTTCTTCCGCTCGCATGTCGACGATCTGCTGCGCGAAGCCGGCGTGGCATCGAGACGCATCATCGGGTTGGGTGTGGCGGTTCCCGACGACCTTGGACGCGTCGATCTACCGGGACTTCCGGCCGACTATCATCAATGGTCGGGCTATGACGTGGCGGCGCTGTTCGACGATGCCGGAGACTGGCCGGTGCTGGTCGAGAATGACGCTGCGGCCGCTGCGATCGGCGAGATGCAATTCGGCCTGGGGCAGCATCATGGCAGCTTCTTCTACCTGCTCGTCGCGTTCGGCCTGGGCGGCGGGGTGGTCGTCAACTCGCTCTACGATCGTGGCGCGACGGGGCGCAGCGGAGAGATCGGCTTTCTGGAGGTGGACGACGGCGCCGGACGGCGCGCCCCCTTACAAAGCATCGTTTCGTTGGCCGGCTTCGCGGACGCATTGGCCGGCGCTGGACTGCCCGAGGCGAGCGTGCGTGAGCCCGATCTGGAGGATGCGCGTGTCGCGGCGGTCGCGCATGCATGGGTCGAGCGCGCGGCGCAGGCGCTGGTTCAGCCATTGCTGGCAGTCAGTTGCCTGCTCAACCCGGGCGCAGTGCTGATCGGTGGCCGGTTGCCGGTCGTGCTGGTCGAGCGGCTGGCGCAACGCGCCAATGTGTTGCTCAGCCGACACGGCGCGCATGCCCCGGCGCTGGCGCCCGTCATGGCGGCGGCGATGGCCGAGGATTCGCCTGCCATCGGTGCCGCGCTACTGGCCTTCGGGCATCTGCTGCTGCCCGCCGACGGCGTAGCCCGGCATCGCGGGCCGACCAACGAACAGGAGCGCGCGGCACGATCCGCACGCACGAAAAGGGTAGACGCATGA
- a CDS encoding glycoside hydrolase family 2: protein MTGKMAILLTASALAGPARADVPVNGGPYNARLLSGGIGIERPLERADALLAAGAPYTLSTWVRAVVRQSGEVVLIQLGVPGTARALTLADGHLALRDGATIVRGGVVVPGIWHHVAASSDGRRATLYIDGKRVAVGTASSVAVAARVAIAPAVAGRPHFGGDLIDARVDDRSGDPAAIATAARTRPDFTVVQMTDVGAGWPFQKTANIGLTTQQDAWTLPQSRGDAHTAPRAKPLPTVPVMQPLAANHWQVNGWTLAAAPDVVGEGAELSRPNAAGGPAWRVATVPGTVLQTLVDRGVYPDPYYGLNNLRIPESLARQDYWYRTRFTVPPAAAGKRLTLVFGGINYAAEVWANGAHIGGTRGAFVRGQFAYTPVAGENVIAVKVSPPPHPGIPHEQSVAAGVGENGGQLAIDGPTFVATEGWDWIPGIRDRNTGLWRPVELVATGAISIGDPHVVTDLPLPRTDRADVHITVPIENAGAATQVTVKVAFEGVKVEKSVTAPTGKSAVVFTPSEFRQLAVANPKLWWPNGYGDPHLYDVSYEVRDASGVSDRRLDRFGIREVSYDLSLFDAAGALRRVNVQTTDGGLAGTPLIDVRHAAIKQSPTGWAESLTAAGERSSAVTPITETLPEPHMTIRVNGVRIAARGGNWGMDDAMKRVSYDWLKPFFRLQREAHMNVIRNWMGNNNEDEFFDLADENGMMVLNDFWQSTQNFQVEPDDASLFLTNARDTIARYRNHPSIILWFGRNEGVPYPTLNEGLERAVFELDGTRWFTGSSNVVNLQGSGPYNYRPPVGYFTDLATGFSVETGTPSFSTAESIASYAPAADRWPLGDVLAYHDWHFGGNGDTKTFMSSLDRMFGAGTDFDDFERKAQMMNLETHKAMYEGFLGHLWTKNSGRLLWMTHPAWPSNAWQIYSWDYDTHAAYYGAKKAVEPIHVQLNLPGNELVVLNTTREDRRGLRAHVRVVGLDNRTLFSRDLPVDALSNRATPLAAVPLDGLFASNPMLLVSLSLVDGQGATVSSNFYWRGRDENAYRALNDLAPATLMATVEPPITDGEDRVLRVALRNETEIPALNAKLTLVDEQGKRILPAYYDDNYVSLLPGDRREIAIRYPASITTEARVTLRGWNIPAAVVDGR, encoded by the coding sequence ATGACGGGCAAGATGGCGATCCTGCTGACCGCATCAGCACTGGCTGGTCCGGCGCGCGCCGACGTACCGGTGAACGGCGGACCGTATAACGCGCGTCTGCTGTCGGGTGGAATCGGCATCGAGCGCCCGCTGGAACGCGCCGATGCGCTGCTGGCGGCGGGTGCGCCATACACCCTGTCGACATGGGTGCGCGCGGTGGTACGCCAATCGGGTGAGGTGGTGCTGATCCAACTCGGCGTGCCGGGTACGGCACGTGCCCTGACGCTTGCCGACGGTCACCTGGCGCTGCGCGACGGCGCGACAATCGTCCGGGGGGGTGTCGTTGTCCCCGGCATATGGCACCATGTCGCCGCATCGTCTGACGGACGTCGCGCGACCTTGTATATCGACGGGAAGCGTGTCGCGGTTGGCACGGCGTCGTCGGTCGCGGTCGCAGCCCGCGTCGCCATCGCGCCGGCGGTTGCGGGAAGGCCGCATTTCGGCGGCGACCTGATCGACGCGCGCGTCGACGACCGTTCCGGCGACCCCGCGGCGATCGCCACCGCGGCACGGACGCGGCCGGACTTCACGGTGGTGCAGATGACCGACGTCGGTGCTGGCTGGCCGTTTCAGAAGACCGCCAATATCGGCCTGACTACCCAGCAGGATGCATGGACGCTGCCGCAATCGCGTGGTGACGCGCATACCGCGCCACGCGCCAAGCCACTACCGACGGTGCCGGTGATGCAACCGCTTGCAGCCAATCACTGGCAGGTGAATGGCTGGACGCTGGCCGCTGCACCCGACGTGGTGGGGGAGGGTGCAGAACTGTCGCGCCCGAACGCGGCGGGCGGACCGGCGTGGCGCGTTGCGACGGTGCCGGGCACGGTGCTTCAGACGCTGGTCGATCGCGGGGTCTATCCCGACCCCTATTACGGCCTGAACAACCTGCGCATACCCGAAAGCCTGGCGCGGCAGGATTATTGGTATCGCACCCGCTTCACCGTTCCGCCTGCAGCGGCGGGCAAGCGCCTGACGCTGGTCTTCGGCGGGATCAATTATGCGGCGGAGGTTTGGGCCAATGGCGCACACATCGGCGGCACGCGGGGCGCATTCGTGCGTGGGCAGTTCGCCTATACGCCGGTCGCGGGCGAAAACGTCATTGCGGTGAAAGTATCGCCGCCGCCGCATCCCGGTATCCCGCACGAACAATCGGTGGCTGCGGGCGTGGGTGAGAATGGCGGGCAGTTGGCGATCGACGGGCCTACCTTCGTCGCGACCGAGGGCTGGGACTGGATCCCCGGCATCCGCGACCGCAACACCGGGCTGTGGCGACCGGTCGAACTGGTCGCGACCGGCGCGATCAGCATCGGTGATCCGCATGTCGTCACCGACCTGCCGCTTCCACGCACCGACCGTGCCGATGTGCACATCACCGTACCGATCGAGAACGCCGGCGCGGCGACGCAGGTGACGGTGAAGGTCGCCTTTGAAGGCGTGAAGGTGGAGAAGAGCGTTACGGCGCCAACCGGCAAGAGCGCTGTCGTCTTCACCCCGTCCGAGTTCCGCCAACTGGCCGTTGCCAATCCAAAACTGTGGTGGCCGAACGGTTATGGCGATCCACACCTGTACGACGTCAGCTACGAGGTGCGGGATGCGAGCGGCGTGTCGGACCGGCGTCTGGACCGGTTCGGCATCCGCGAGGTCAGCTACGATCTGTCGCTGTTCGATGCGGCCGGTGCGTTGCGGCGGGTCAACGTCCAGACCACTGACGGCGGACTGGCGGGTACGCCGCTGATCGACGTGCGTCACGCCGCGATCAAGCAGTCACCGACGGGCTGGGCTGAATCGCTGACTGCCGCTGGCGAACGCTCGTCAGCGGTTACGCCGATCACCGAGACGCTGCCCGAACCGCACATGACCATCCGCGTCAACGGCGTCAGGATCGCAGCGCGCGGCGGGAACTGGGGGATGGACGATGCGATGAAGCGCGTCAGTTACGACTGGCTGAAACCCTTCTTCCGGCTACAGCGCGAAGCGCACATGAACGTCATTCGGAACTGGATGGGCAACAACAACGAGGACGAATTCTTCGACCTCGCCGATGAAAACGGCATGATGGTGCTCAACGATTTCTGGCAGTCGACCCAGAACTTCCAGGTCGAACCCGACGACGCCTCGTTGTTCCTGACCAACGCGCGCGATACGATTGCCCGCTATCGCAACCATCCCTCGATTATCCTGTGGTTCGGCCGCAACGAAGGCGTGCCATATCCGACCCTGAACGAGGGACTGGAACGCGCGGTCTTCGAACTGGACGGCACGCGCTGGTTTACCGGCAGCTCGAACGTCGTGAACCTGCAAGGATCGGGACCGTACAATTACCGTCCGCCGGTCGGCTATTTCACCGATCTCGCGACGGGCTTTTCGGTCGAGACGGGCACACCGTCCTTCTCCACAGCGGAGTCGATCGCCAGTTACGCGCCGGCCGCGGATCGTTGGCCATTGGGCGACGTGCTGGCCTACCACGACTGGCATTTCGGCGGGAACGGCGACACCAAGACGTTCATGTCGTCGCTGGACCGGATGTTCGGAGCGGGCACCGACTTCGACGATTTCGAGCGCAAGGCGCAAATGATGAACCTCGAGACGCACAAGGCAATGTACGAAGGCTTTCTCGGGCATCTCTGGACGAAGAACTCCGGCCGATTGCTGTGGATGACGCATCCGGCCTGGCCATCGAACGCGTGGCAGATCTATTCGTGGGACTATGACACCCATGCTGCTTATTATGGGGCGAAGAAGGCGGTGGAGCCGATCCACGTTCAGCTGAACTTGCCTGGTAACGAGCTCGTTGTCCTGAATACAACCCGGGAAGATCGACGTGGCCTGCGCGCACACGTACGCGTCGTCGGGCTCGATAATCGCACCTTGTTCTCGCGCGATCTGCCAGTCGACGCGCTTTCCAATCGTGCGACGCCGCTAGCGGCAGTGCCTCTGGACGGCCTCTTCGCGAGCAATCCGATGCTGCTGGTCAGCCTCTCGCTCGTCGATGGGCAGGGTGCGACAGTCTCAAGTAATTTCTACTGGCGCGGGCGCGATGAGAACGCATATCGCGCGCTCAACGATCTCGCACCCGCGACACTCATGGCGACCGTCGAACCCCCGATTACCGACGGCGAGGACCGCGTTTTGCGGGTGGCGCTAAGGAACGAGACCGAAATCCCCGCGCTCAACGCCAAGCTGACTCTGGTGGACGAGCAGGGGAAGCGAATCCTGCCGGCCTATTACGATGACAATTACGTCTCGCTGTTGCCCGGGGACCGGCGCGAAATTGCGATCCGCTATCCCGCTTCGATCACAACGGAAGCCAGGGTAACGTTGCGTGGCTGGAACATACCGGCAGCAGTGGTGGATGGGCGATAG
- a CDS encoding ATP-binding protein: MGGLPGCEQDQRVRRSLALLILAGIIPIVALGGTFGAVTLRNEREAIIARGRTAANLASTLLSLTVRSNVEAVKMVAQSPTLDGAEPDIARFTTLARRILANQRDWRAVALAQADGRLLFSTLPPAERPSVLGGLDAAALRRLRATGQPQVGAITTAPSGERFMTVLAPVGPAGKVRLVVSALIPVTRIEGLLRVEPLASGWTASIVTRAGVAVIVPADGRNAVSIDPRPVEMWMPVAGTKWSVRITAPAQAFLAPVRHAALLLLSAATLCILLLMLLARMLALELRQERNREASELQRQRMEALGRLTGGVAHDFNNLLTPIMISLDLIGHRNVDVGLVRHLDAATAGVERARMLVSRLLSFSRQQQLSPEAVELRALIDGLMDLIEKSLTPAIKVAVEVEPGLCAAEADRGQLELAILNLVINARDAMPSGGRLEITARPVAESDKPRAGPGDFVAITISDTGMGMDGSTIANAVEPFFTTKPVGKGTGLGLSMVDGFASQSGGAFVLDSEYAKGTRASIILPCSSARPPTPPAARTDVGAEQLRILLVDDDDRVRRASAEVLTEAGHTVVEAADVDLALAVLVDAVDIDLVVTDFIMPGRSGAELVEALRVAWPRVAVLMVTGHVDDDSGLPSDLDLLRKPFRSAALLKAVDDAIRRSRARLTVPFS, translated from the coding sequence TTGGGAGGTTTGCCGGGCTGTGAGCAGGATCAACGTGTGAGACGCTCCCTTGCCCTCCTCATCCTCGCGGGGATCATCCCGATTGTCGCGCTGGGCGGTACGTTCGGTGCGGTGACGCTGCGCAACGAGCGGGAGGCGATCATCGCGCGCGGTCGTACCGCCGCCAATCTCGCCTCCACCCTCCTGTCGCTGACGGTTCGCAGCAATGTCGAAGCGGTCAAGATGGTCGCGCAATCGCCGACGCTCGATGGCGCAGAGCCGGATATCGCGCGGTTCACGACTCTCGCACGACGCATCCTGGCGAACCAACGCGACTGGCGTGCGGTCGCGCTGGCACAGGCTGATGGTCGATTGCTCTTCAGCACACTCCCGCCCGCCGAACGACCGTCGGTCCTCGGCGGCCTCGACGCTGCTGCGCTGCGACGGCTACGCGCGACCGGGCAGCCGCAGGTAGGTGCCATCACGACCGCGCCTTCGGGGGAGCGGTTCATGACCGTCCTCGCGCCCGTCGGCCCGGCTGGAAAGGTGCGTTTGGTCGTCTCGGCACTCATACCGGTGACACGGATCGAGGGGTTGCTGCGCGTAGAACCATTGGCATCCGGCTGGACCGCGTCAATCGTCACGCGCGCCGGCGTCGCGGTGATCGTGCCTGCGGACGGCAGGAACGCGGTCTCTATCGATCCGCGCCCTGTCGAGATGTGGATGCCGGTCGCCGGAACAAAATGGTCGGTCAGGATCACCGCGCCAGCACAGGCATTCCTAGCCCCTGTCAGGCACGCCGCGCTGCTGCTACTCAGCGCGGCGACGCTGTGCATCCTGCTGCTGATGCTGCTTGCGCGAATGCTGGCGCTGGAACTACGGCAGGAACGGAACCGCGAGGCGTCCGAGCTTCAACGCCAACGGATGGAGGCACTCGGAAGGTTGACCGGCGGGGTGGCGCACGACTTCAACAACTTGCTGACACCGATCATGATCAGTCTCGATCTGATCGGACACCGCAATGTGGACGTTGGTCTGGTGCGGCATCTCGACGCAGCAACCGCCGGTGTGGAGCGCGCGCGCATGCTGGTGAGCCGATTGCTGTCCTTTTCGCGCCAGCAGCAATTATCTCCGGAAGCGGTCGAGTTGCGCGCGCTGATCGATGGGCTGATGGACCTGATCGAAAAGTCACTGACACCCGCGATCAAGGTCGCCGTCGAGGTGGAGCCGGGCCTCTGCGCCGCTGAAGCGGATCGCGGCCAGCTGGAGCTTGCGATCCTGAACCTCGTCATCAACGCGCGCGACGCGATGCCGAGTGGCGGTCGGCTGGAGATAACGGCCCGGCCTGTAGCCGAAAGCGACAAACCGCGCGCCGGGCCGGGCGACTTCGTTGCGATTACGATCTCGGACACCGGGATGGGTATGGATGGGTCGACGATCGCCAATGCAGTCGAGCCATTCTTCACTACCAAGCCGGTCGGCAAAGGTACCGGTCTGGGGCTGTCGATGGTTGACGGCTTTGCATCGCAGTCGGGCGGTGCGTTCGTGCTGGACAGCGAATATGCGAAAGGCACGCGTGCCAGCATCATCCTGCCATGTAGCAGCGCTCGACCGCCGACACCGCCAGCCGCGCGGACGGATGTCGGCGCTGAACAGCTTCGGATATTGCTTGTCGACGATGATGATCGTGTTCGGCGAGCGAGCGCCGAGGTCCTGACGGAGGCAGGGCACACGGTGGTCGAGGCCGCCGACGTGGACCTCGCACTCGCGGTGCTGGTCGATGCTGTCGACATCGACCTGGTCGTCACTGACTTCATCATGCCTGGCCGATCCGGCGCCGAACTCGTCGAGGCGCTGCGTGTCGCTTGGCCCCGTGTCGCAGTGCTGATGGTAACCGGTCACGTAGACGACGACAGTGGGTTGCCTTCCGATCTCGATCTGCTGCGGAAGCCGTTCCGAAGCGCAGCCCTCCTGAAGGCAGTAGACGACGCGATCCGCCGATCGCGTGCGCGCCTGACTGTGCCGTTTTCTTGA
- a CDS encoding MBL fold metallo-hydrolase translates to MKVRILGSGTSSGVPRIGNDWGDCDPDEPRNRRTRSSILVEHDDTRILVDTSPDMRQQLLDAQIVTVDAVIWTHEHADHVFGIDDLRQVYHALGRPVQGYARPRTAQALRRQFGYVFEGNGGYPPTATLEELPDRLRIGSIDVRAVDQPHGGITSAGLRFEARGAAIGYATDLSGMTEDMRSLYEGLDVWIVDALRRRPHPTHPDLATAMQWHSELRPRRTALVHMDQSMDYAGLRAELPHDAEPGFDGLEMTA, encoded by the coding sequence ATGAAGGTTCGTATTCTCGGCTCCGGCACGTCGTCGGGAGTACCGCGGATCGGCAACGACTGGGGCGACTGCGATCCGGACGAGCCGCGCAACCGCCGTACTCGGTCATCGATCCTGGTCGAGCATGACGACACGCGGATCCTTGTCGATACGAGTCCGGACATGCGACAGCAGTTGCTCGACGCGCAGATCGTAACCGTCGACGCGGTGATCTGGACCCACGAACACGCCGATCATGTTTTTGGAATAGACGATCTTCGGCAAGTATATCATGCGCTTGGGCGACCGGTGCAGGGCTATGCCCGTCCGCGGACCGCGCAGGCACTGCGCCGACAGTTCGGCTACGTATTCGAGGGCAACGGTGGCTATCCGCCGACTGCCACGCTTGAAGAGCTTCCTGATCGCCTGCGGATCGGATCGATTGATGTCCGCGCCGTCGATCAGCCACATGGTGGCATAACATCGGCCGGACTGCGGTTCGAGGCTCGCGGCGCGGCGATTGGTTATGCGACGGACCTCAGCGGCATGACCGAGGATATGCGCAGCCTTTATGAAGGGCTCGACGTCTGGATTGTCGATGCGCTCCGACGTCGGCCGCACCCGACGCATCCCGATCTTGCCACGGCGATGCAGTGGCATTCCGAACTACGTCCGCGACGAACTGCGCTGGTGCACATGGATCAATCGATGGATTACGCCGGCTTGCGTGCAGAACTGCCGCACGACGCGGAGCCAGGTTTCGATGGCCTGGAGATGACTGCATAA
- a CDS encoding TatD family hydrolase, whose protein sequence is MLADSHCHLNYKGMQEQQQEVLERARARGVTAMLNIATRESEWDAVLATAEREPDVWATVGIHPHEADQHPHVDTAKLVERARHARIVGIGESGLDYHYDHSDRERQRTSFRAHIAAAREARVPIIVHTRDAEDDTATILREEMEQGAYAGVIHCFTASDAFADQALELGLFISISGIVTFRNAVELQATAARLPRERLLIETDAPFLAPVPHRGKTGEPGFVADTAVFLAKLRNEDPEELQRYTAENFHTLFNKTCNA, encoded by the coding sequence ATGCTGGCAGACAGCCACTGTCACCTGAATTACAAGGGAATGCAGGAGCAACAGCAGGAAGTACTCGAACGTGCTCGCGCTCGCGGAGTGACTGCGATGCTGAACATCGCTACGCGTGAAAGTGAGTGGGACGCGGTGCTGGCGACGGCGGAGCGCGAACCGGACGTCTGGGCGACGGTGGGCATCCACCCGCATGAAGCGGACCAGCATCCGCATGTCGACACCGCCAAGCTCGTGGAACGCGCGCGCCATGCCCGCATCGTGGGTATCGGCGAAAGCGGCCTCGACTATCATTACGATCATTCCGATCGCGAGCGTCAGCGCACCAGCTTCCGCGCGCACATCGCCGCGGCGCGCGAAGCACGCGTGCCGATCATCGTTCACACCCGCGACGCGGAGGACGACACCGCGACGATCCTGCGGGAGGAGATGGAGCAGGGGGCCTATGCCGGCGTCATCCACTGTTTCACCGCCAGCGATGCGTTTGCCGACCAGGCACTGGAATTGGGCCTCTTTATCTCCATTTCCGGTATCGTGACCTTCCGGAACGCCGTCGAGCTTCAGGCGACCGCGGCACGCCTGCCGCGCGAACGGCTGCTGATCGAAACCGACGCACCGTTCCTCGCGCCGGTTCCCCATCGCGGCAAAACCGGCGAACCGGGCTTCGTGGCCGACACCGCGGTGTTTCTGGCCAAGTTGCGAAACGAGGATCCCGAGGAGTTACAGCGTTATACTGCCGAAAACTTTCATACGTTGTTCAATAAGACCTGCAACGCATGA
- the metG gene encoding methionine--tRNA ligase, with protein MGDPFYITTAISYPNGRPHIGHAYEAIAADAIARFQRQAGRDVRFQTGTDEHGLKMVQTAREKGVEVRALADEMSGHFQAMCDALNISYDRFIRTTDADHHRASQAIWQAMADAGDLYLDRYEGWYSVRDEAFYDEKELIDGEGGAKLSPQGTPVTWTAEETWFFRLSRYQRPLLDHFAANPDFIRPEARRNEIMRFVEGGLSDLSVSRTSFDWGVAVPGSPGHVMYVWVDALTNYLTGAGYPDGPMPHWPADLHLIGKDIVRFHAVYWPAFLMSAKIALPKTVFGHGFLLHRGEKMSKSLGNVVDPLDLAAAFGVDGLRYFLLREVSFGQDGSYAADAIVTRVNAELSNSFGNLAQRTLSFIAKNLGGVLPETGRAEPADGQLIEEVVVACAGFKTAFADLMLSQGIEAWMRGVFACNQYIDAQAPWALRKTDPERMHAVLRTLVRAIRMLAITILPVVPDGAGTILDLLGADARDHAAIDDDGWYQRRVDAGFVLASPAPAFPRLDMPAAVEVA; from the coding sequence ATGGGCGACCCCTTCTATATCACCACCGCGATCAGCTATCCCAACGGCCGTCCGCATATCGGCCATGCCTATGAGGCGATCGCTGCCGACGCGATCGCGCGCTTCCAGCGGCAGGCCGGGCGCGACGTGCGCTTCCAGACCGGCACCGACGAGCACGGGCTGAAAATGGTGCAGACCGCGCGCGAGAAGGGCGTCGAGGTTCGCGCGCTTGCCGACGAGATGTCCGGTCATTTTCAGGCGATGTGCGACGCACTGAACATCAGCTACGATCGCTTCATCCGCACCACCGACGCCGATCATCACCGCGCCAGCCAGGCGATCTGGCAAGCGATGGCCGACGCGGGTGACCTCTACCTCGATCGCTACGAGGGCTGGTACTCGGTGCGGGACGAGGCCTTCTACGACGAGAAGGAACTGATCGACGGGGAGGGGGGGGCGAAGCTCTCGCCGCAGGGTACCCCGGTCACCTGGACCGCCGAGGAGACGTGGTTCTTTCGTCTTTCGCGTTATCAGCGGCCCCTGCTGGATCATTTCGCGGCGAATCCCGATTTTATCCGGCCCGAAGCGCGACGGAACGAGATCATGCGGTTCGTGGAGGGGGGCCTTTCGGACCTGTCCGTGTCGCGCACCAGTTTCGACTGGGGCGTCGCGGTGCCCGGCAGCCCCGGACACGTCATGTACGTGTGGGTAGATGCGCTCACCAACTATCTGACCGGCGCGGGTTATCCCGATGGGCCGATGCCGCACTGGCCCGCCGACCTCCACCTGATCGGCAAGGACATCGTCCGCTTCCACGCCGTTTATTGGCCGGCGTTCCTGATGTCCGCGAAGATCGCCTTGCCCAAGACGGTATTCGGCCACGGCTTCCTGCTTCACCGTGGCGAGAAGATGTCGAAAAGCCTTGGAAACGTTGTCGATCCTCTTGATCTCGCGGCGGCTTTCGGCGTTGATGGCTTGCGTTATTTCCTGCTGCGGGAGGTGAGTTTCGGGCAGGATGGCAGCTATGCCGCCGATGCGATCGTCACGCGCGTCAATGCCGAGCTCTCCAACTCCTTCGGTAACCTCGCGCAGCGAACCCTGTCGTTCATCGCCAAGAACTTGGGCGGTGTTCTTCCCGAGACCGGCCGTGCCGAGCCAGCCGACGGACAGTTGATCGAGGAGGTCGTCGTCGCCTGCGCCGGCTTCAAGACCGCGTTCGCCGACCTGATGCTCAGCCAGGGGATCGAGGCGTGGATGCGCGGCGTTTTTGCCTGCAATCAGTACATTGATGCGCAAGCACCGTGGGCGCTGCGCAAGACCGATCCAGAGCGGATGCATGCCGTGCTGCGCACGTTGGTCCGTGCGATCCGCATGCTTGCGATCACTATCCTGCCGGTCGTTCCGGACGGCGCCGGCACCATACTCGACCTTCTCGGCGCGGACGCGCGCGATCACGCTGCGATCGACGATGACGGCTGGTACCAGCGCCGCGTCGATGCCGGCTTCGTGCTGGCATCGCCGGCCCCGGCGTTCCCCAGGCTCGACATGCCCGCCGCGGTGGAGGTCGCCTGA